The genomic interval CCTATGCTTGTACTTTCAATCAATTTGATAAAGGTGGATGATATTTGCATCGATATTCATGTGCTAGTGTGTCTTGTTTTGTGCATGAATATACTTAGGTGAACCTCCTTTGATATTTCCTGCACTTTGTCTTACCTGTACTGATGTTGTGAATATATTAATAATGGATATGAAGGCAAAAGAAATTTCAGAAGTTTCCCTTAATCATAGATTAAGACAATTCACATCATCGTGCATTATTTCAGTTCTTATAAGTAGTCTGCCCTGGTAACTTTGTTCATATGAATAAACATGCAGTATAGTTTCTCGTTTCTGACTGGTACATTCTTTCTCAGGTGTATTccattcaaatgtattaatgTGGAAAACAATGGAGGTGATTCATCTGAGATGATAGTTGAAGTACTAATGATCAATTCTACTAGTGGACCTGGTCTTCTATTTCCCAAGGTGTGAGTTGTGGGCAAGCACATCTAAATAGTTAGAAGTGATGAAGCATTTTCATTTATTGTTGTCTTTTTATGTTTATGACATTCTTTTGTTGCTGACAAGTTTATCCTGgtcacatttttttttatccttTATTGATAGTATTCTAGAAAATGCTTTAGACAAGAAGATTGCAGGGAAAACGGACTTTTTTTACTTGTAACTGGGTGTATATACTGAGGGACAGTGAAAGCATcttatggatttttttttgaCGATCTAAATTTAAGTTTCTTGTTTTGACTTTGCTTTGTTTGTTAAGTTGATAGTTATGCGACCTTTCCTTGGTGCAAGCCTTGAGTGCCTATCTGTATGGCTTTGACTGGTCATCTAATGAAATATGAAGCTGGTTTTGTTTTCCTTGAGTTCAGCCCAAATACCATTTTCTCCTGTCATTGCAGTATATTTATGTTCAGAGATAACTATTCATTGAACGCAATCATATTGGTTTGATATTAAGGATTAATTCTTGAAATCAAAATGGTTAAAAAACTACTATCGTGATTGTTGTGAATATTATACTGAGAATATTTTTGCTTATACCGCACATTTGTTTGATCTTGCTTAGGTGAAAATTTTTTGTGTATCCATACCAAGTATTCTATGAGATTATGTGATTTATATGTTGAATTAAATGATAATAATTTGTCGCTGGTCgggaaaatcatttaaattgttttaaCTGAGAATTTGTtgaatacaattttttttaaatatgtcTACATCCAAAAACTGGAAACCTGTGAATCAATTTGATTAAGATATTCTTCTTTAATTTTAACGTGTGCCTCTTAACTATGTGACATTAAATGAATAATAAATATGATAGTGGCAATGCTACCATCATTGTGCTTCTTCTGTTTTTCTTTACAGGGTGGATGGGAGAATGATGAAACAGTTGAGGAGGCAGCAGTTAGGGAAGCCGTAGAGGAGGCGGGAGTTCGAGGGGATTTAATGGTAACATATAATGTCAAGTTCTTTTCCCTCTTATGTTTGTTTATCATTTATGTTTCTGATCTAAGGACCTAAGGTTATATATGTATGATTATTGATAAAATTCGGTTTCTGTTCTACTAAAGCAATGCCTCAGTTTTGCTTATAAGGTGACATGTTTGTACGACAATGAAGTAACCCCACTTATATTAACATGATCAACACTTTAATTTTTGAGTTCGAGAGCACCACCCCTGTAGTTTCTTTGTTGGTGGATTCAGGTGTTAGTGCATAAAAAGCAAGCCTAGCACATTCTCAGGGAAGTAaaacaattttcaaaattaaagcCAATTAGCGCCTATTGtacttattttattgtttttcccATTATTTTTTAGGCATAAAAGTTCTACGGTGTTGATAGGATTTCCTGGCCTAATAAAGCCTCAAACTTTTCCTAACATTCTTTTTTCAAGTATTTTTTTCTAGACATGAAGTTCTGGAATTGCTGTTAACTGTTTGCGTGTTTTGGATCTTGATTGTCTTATGACAATTAGATGCCTTATGACAAACTTCTTATAGTACATCTAAATTAGTTCAACCCACTTCGGCAAAGCCCACACTTGAGCTTAGACACTGACATCTGCTGTTATTTAGGCCTCTAATAACCATGAAGAGCTCTATGATCATGATgtactttttattattttcttgtCCCCTTGTTCTGCAATGTGAATATCATGATGTTTCTTTAAAAAATCAGAGCTTAAAACTATGCGTTGTTTTATTTCAGCATTATCTGGGATGCTACAGCTTCAAGAGCAAAACGCTGCAGGATGAATACAGTCCAGAAGGTTTGTGTAGAGCTTCCATGTATGCTTTGTATGTGGAGGAGGAACTCGAATCCTGGCCAGAAAAAAGCCAGAGAGAAAGAAGTTGGCTAACCATTCCTGAAGCCATTGCATGCTGCAGACATGCTTGGATGCGAGAGGCTGTTGAAGAAGGTTTCTTGAAGTGGTTTGCCGATGGCATGGTTAGAACATTGccagaaaaaagtaaaaaaagaaATTCCTAATTTGACGATTATTCGAGCATTGAAGCCTCTACAAACTGGAAGTGACGTGCAAATATCTATGTTATTTTAGGTGTTCAGAATGCTTTGATAAACTTTTTTTGGTCGATGAATTAGTTGAGAATAGGGAGGATTAAATTACAAATTTGCCATACTTTACGGCAATGTTTATTCAACAATTTTACTAATTGATTGATACCTGATTATGGCAAAACCTTTTGGTTTGCTGGTTCGTGCCGATTTTGGAAAGGATGTCTGGAGACTTGTTTTGTCATAGACActtcaaaaaattatttgataCATTATCACGTAACACACGGTACCCTTTTTTTTGGGTACTTGTAATGACTTAGGTTTGAGAcgccatttaaaaaaaaaaaattaatagaagCTTAAATAAAAATACTTCTTTATTTTCCATTGATGTCTATATTTTTCGTTATTTGAATATTTATAAAGAGAAAATTGGATTTTTTATCTTAAATTTTTGTTGttattttgattatttatgttgtttcggtcggtttaaatttttttgtgaaaATTATAACTGTTTTGTGATGTGGTGCTGACAAGAAACCAACGAGACATTGATGTGTAATAACACATCAGTACTTTCAACAAACTTCATGAGATATATCTAAATAAAGCTTTTTCTCTGAGGTTGATACGCAAAACAAAATTGAGGAAGTTGGCCTAGAAACACCCATAAACACCACAAATGTATTCAAAAAAATGCATTTCATTCCGAGCTAAACGGAGACAAGATGATGAAAATTAAGTTACCAGAACCCCCGGAGCATAGCAATACTTGTAAGTGATCTTTAGTGCCTATCAGTGGATGATCATTTATAAAGAAAGGTCAAATTTGACTCATCTCTGTCATTGGTACAAGTTCTTACacgcacacatatatatacagaTACCAAGAACTGAAATGAAAAACCTGGATACGATTCTATGAACTAATGAAAATGCTAGATGATCAGAGAAGCAAAAAGGGAGTCCTAAAACCTTCCATTTTCTATGGTTGAGTGAAAATTTCTTAAGGTGGTGAAAAGCTACAAATGAGCGCACACGATTCAATTTCATATTTTTACATGATGTACAGAAGGTGTGAGAAACTAATGCTCATTTTTAACACGTGCCTTCAATATTCCAGGAAGGGAAGGCGAGGCAGGAGGAATGGCCGGAATGTTTGATGTTGAAGGATGAGGGATTTGAGGTTGGTAATTGGGCACATGGGAACTCTCCCCTCCATCGCTTGGTTTTTCGCAAAATTTCATTGCTTTGAGAATGTAATAATCATCATGTAGCTCAAAAGGAGTGCTgcaaagaaatgaaagaatcTTGTGTTAGGAACATTGGAATCATTGTTTCCTTAAACATGTTGATTCAATTCAACGCATGTACAGTGTGGGGCCacataaaatttgaaattaatgcAATCCAAGCTTGTAAAAAACCCAGAAGAAAAATGCACTTAAATGGCTTGGGGGTACAAAATATGTCATAAAAATATATGTGCATCATCACGTCTTTTGTAGTCGCTCAAAACATTCTTTAAAAGTCAATGTGTGGCATGCAACAGAAACTTTCCTTCAGTTAATCACATACTCAGGGCAAATGCCTTGAAAAATTCCTTACCTATTAAAATCAAAATGCACCAACTGCATATCTTCAGATATTTCCACCTCCACTGTGGCATGAGGACGAgtctataatttttaaaaagcaAATATAAGAATGATATCCAAAAGTGCATTTTAGCTCTATTTCAAACGATCATGAAAACAAACTCGATGAAGAATAAAAACCATAAGCATGGTTATACACAAGATATCACTATTATAGTTTATCTTCATGTAAGTGCAACCTGGTCAAAAGCTTCTCCGAATGTAGTATGCCATTTTACAACGTCCTTTATCagaaatacaaaagaaaataatgaGGCAAAATCAATTTTGATGATGTTCTTTCCATGCACTGTTTGAATTTTCACTTCGCCTTATGTGAATGAATGTCAAGGTTGTTGATGGAAAGTCCCCATAAATGCTAAACATCCAAGGGCACTTCAATCATGATTAATTGATGAGGAAAAAAACCTTAATACATATATTGAATTATCAATACTATTTAACACCAAGAGAAAAGCCAAGAAAGAGCCAATCATGAATGTACCAATTTATTTTGAGCAAGAGCCAAAGGGATAGAATCCGAGCTTGAGCTGAAATGTTGTTCATGAGCTTTCAagctcaaaaataatttttatatttaaataatgatacaataaaattaatatttttacttttatgtaTGTGGTATTAATGTTATTAACATATACAATTTTATATATAGAGCTCATGAAAGAGTTCACGAGCTTGAACGCGAGCCAACCTCATGATTTGAGATGTAAACATATTTATGAACAGATTTCATAAACCTGATTTGAGAATGTGAGTTGGCTCACGAGCCGAACAAATTTATTTTGAGCTCAAAGAGCTTGAACTCAACCTTTTTTGGTCGATAATTTCAGGAGCTCAGACATGCATGTATAACAAACATCACAAAATTaaagtttctttttgaaaaagcATGTGCCAATGTTGACAGAAATAACAATCAACTCTACCTGAACCAAAATAAAAGGCAATGCCACTCCACCACTTGGAGTGTTTCCTGAGCTATATAGTTCTTCATTCCGCCGTATCAGGTTTTGAAGGCCGACATACTGCAGCAAAGAATTGGAATGGAGAAATTGAAAGAAGTGATACTATGGAAAAAATGAAATTAAGTTACACATCAAGAAACCACATTCAAATGAACCACAGTGAAGTAGTCGGTTACATAAGAAAGAAAtcttaaatcaaattctaatgAACCTCAGTGAAGCAGTTAGTGTACACAAGAAAGAAATATTACTTGTTCCTCGAGCTCTTCCAAATATGCTGCTTTCTTTTCAATTCGATTTCTAAGTCCAAGACTTTCAGTCTGCAGTCAATTTATTCCGTTGGGATGAATTAGCTAGCAGGCTAatgtaaataaaaattatttcgcACAGTAAGGGTGAATCCAGAAAAAAAATGGCCCATCCATGTGATGAAATGGAAAAGGCAAAGAACATAGTAAAAAGAAGGAATGGAAATCTAACCTTAAGTTCTTTGATGTCATTCAGACTAGTCCGCGGTAGACCCTTCCATTGAATTTCCTTTTTGTCTTTAGAAATTATATCCATTGCCATTAGCACATTTAAAGCATCATATACCCTTCGACGTATGTTTTTCTCATCATATTGTTGCTGCCATACGGTCAAAATTTAAAGCCTGGACAACAGGTTTTGCAGCAAAACATGATATAAAACTAAATTTCCAAAACAGTAACAAACCTGATCTGGAGATGTTACACAATTGCTAGGATCTGCAAATTCAGCGACAAGTTCATCAGCGACCTGAGGAGACATTATTTGTCAGATTCAGATAGAAAAGGATAGAGACGTCATTACAGTGATTGAAATGGTTCAAGTTGCAGGATTAAACCACCATACGGCACCACAAATTGGAAAATGCCAAATAAATACAGAAGTAGACAAATAGCACATGACTCCAGACCTCTTAACATTTCCTCTAATATCAAACCATCATGACAATTAGGATATCATGAGCAATACCCAAATTGAATAAACCAGAGGCAGGATAGAGAAATTTTGCGATTAACTTTAACAAAAAGGGAAACAGAGGGAATTTACGTAAGCCATCTGACCTCATTATATGTAGTTctccctttgctttcaactttCTCGCACACTATCCACAACGAAAACAAAGATTAACCATTACTCAACCCAAATAAAGAGTcataatgaaataaaattttgataacTGATAAGCCACAATAATAGCCACCACTTGATTTGTGTTTTTAGTTAAACTATTATCTCTTACAGTTAAAACTATTCCCTACTATAATTTCCTTCTTGGAAGTTGGAACCACGAAGTGGTGATAATGACATAAATTTTTTAAGATTTCTTAAGAGTGAAACACAACAAAACCCAAACTTACTTATTAGTTATTTTACACACCCTTAAGTCTACATGACCATGTCAGATTTTGTACTACGTACAGCAGAATAGCATTCAATGCTTTGCGATAAGCATAAACGGAAAACTGTTACCAGTTTAACGATGCAAGATAATTCACAAGGCAATTAGAGCCCATATAACACATGAATGAATTGGTTGTTCCTTCGTAATCAATTTAAAGAAAGTAAGCATatatattagaattgatatcccATTGGTTCTCTAGTTCTACATCATACAAAGTATCAATTTGAATAAGGTAAGTAAATTAACCATTCTAATCCCATAAAAGAGACATGCAGTATCTTGTTATAATTCTGTATTTAAAAAGTTCTTTCCAGCTTTTCCATCTCAACAATGTAGCAGAGGACAAACCATTGCCTCCACATAGAAGGTTTGATCTCCTATGATAAGTAGGAGGGAAGGTAATCATTAGTCTATTAAGTTACGCAACCAACTAAACATAATATTACCCATTGTATACTTTATATTTTGGCTCTGGCTAAGACCTCATGGATAGCTTGTTACACTTTGTGGTTGCCTAGTTACCTCTTGTTCTCATGTCTGCAAACCGCACGGAATCATTTAGTTGGTAATGTAATTGCCGCACATGGCCCACAAAAAATCTGCCAAAAAGCTACGCACCACTGCTACCACATTTGTAAGTTATGTTTAGATTGCTCAACACTGCAACTTGATCTTTTATTGTCAGTGGTCTAAATGGCGGCCGAGGCGGTCGCCTAGGCAGATGGCGCCTTCAGGCGCACCACCTTTCTCCTAGGCGGTAATGTAGGTGGTCGAGGTGAGATGGGGCGGGTTAGGTGGGCGGGTAAAAGgtccataaaaatataaaaaatcataGTTACTAATATATTATAATCTATGTCTTCAAAACATGATCCCGATCCAATCACCCACAAGTCCTACCTCCTCCACCTCAAATCGCTGCTGCCGCCAGGCCAGCCCACTAGGTTATTACTTTTAGTTTCTAATaaacataatttaatttatgcaTATATTGCATGAtcatataaaattaaatataaaaaaattcaatcatCTAAGCGGCCAAGGTGGTACGTGGTCACTGAACGCCCCGCCACCGCCATTTACAACATTGTTTATTATTTAACAGCCTTATACTTCACAATTCTGATTAGGTGCGATGAACAAATTTTGTAAGCATGGGTAGAATGGGTTTCTGGAAGGCTACATGTTTACTGTTCAGGACCAACTAGCTTAAGAAGTCCAAGAATAATCTACCGCACAAGCTAATGATGGACAAATATTTGTAGGCCATCAACATGGTAACTTCTAGAGAATGTCAAGATTATAGCTAAAAGGAATTGATTGACTAGTTATGGGTACATCCTTGAGGATTTGCATAATAGTATCAAGCACATTCTAAATTCTTTCTATTACAGCTGAACAGTAACTCGCTCACACAAATTAAGGCTTGTTGACCAAACCACATGAATTCCTTAACTTGCTTTTATTACCCAtttgttaattattttatagaGTAGCCCTCTAACTCAAAAAATGTGAACCATACCTGATGCCAGCCTAACAGAAACCCGACTAAGAAAATGTGCAACTGCCAAATAACGTATGAATTCTGATCATTAGTTCATCAATACTTTATTAACCAAATATAGTCGTGCCCAACAATAACAGACACTttgaaaacaaaattattttgtgACCAAAGTCGCCATAATTCTGTGTCATTCCCATGTGTGAAGAACGAGAGGATAAATTACTATGCACAAATTAAAGCTTATAAATTTCACAAAGATGTGGTTTCATGTTAAATTCTGCATTGGCTTCCCAaatttgacccattctttgtctTGTTTATTTAGTCTTAAAAAGCAGAAGGTACTATGTTAGTTATATACACCATCTCTTGAATGCAATCTCGCCGGACAACTATCTACAAAGAATAAACTTAGAAATGTTCATTCAAACATGCTGCGTAGGTAACAATTTCAGAAAGAATGAAACAGAATAAGAACATATGACAAACAAAAACCTTTCATGCTAAACTGGCGAAGCCCTCGACCACCCTTATCGCCGCCAACAGCACGCTGACCTCTCTTCTTCTTACCTTTGCTGTTTAAAAAAAGTATGATACAATTACAGTTGCAAAGGGAAAGAAGATTCTCACTGTCAGAGACGGCATTCACATTTGTAAACATTCCAAAAGTTCTTCTAGCTGTGAGTAGTGATCAGCATGGTTACACACAATTAATTCAACTTTTTCTGTGTTAGTCATGTGAACTATAGCTCAATCATTGGCACAAATAATGTTAAAAAAAacctttttgttcaatttttttATGCAGTGGTATGAAATATAGTGATCCCACTAGTTTCCTAAATCTAGGATAATATGGTGTATAAACCCACAACCTATATTGTCCTTTTCCTAAACTCCTCGGATGCACGTGGTTTACAATGTTCATTGCATATCAACAAGGTCTTCTTCTCACTGCAACAATTCTGCAATGTTTAAACTCTTTGACTTTTTTATTTGAAACTATAAATCCACAAAACTAATCAGCAAGGTTCAAGTGATTATAAATCGCATTATACTAGCTTTAAAGGCCTCTGGCCTGCAGCTCAATGAAGTGAAATGAAAGGCTCAACGTCTCACCCAGATGTCCCCTGAGATCCAGCATCGTCTCCTTGGATATCAAGATTGTTCAACCGAAGGCAAGTGCTCTCACTGACTGGAGTTGCCACCGCAGACTCGCTTCGGCTCGAGGGAGAACCCACACTTCCGCTTGTCGTCCTAGATTGACCAGAAACAGTGGTTCCCCATGACCGTGTAGCTCCTCCACCAGCACCTAAAGAAGC from Primulina eburnea isolate SZY01 chromosome 17, ASM2296580v1, whole genome shotgun sequence carries:
- the LOC140817789 gene encoding transcription factor-like protein DPB, which translates into the protein MVNRGTSSNNSNPADGNRNLSTASLGAGGGATRSWGTTVSGQSRTTSGSVGSPSSRSESAVATPVSESTCLRLNNLDIQGDDAGSQGTSGKGKKKRGQRAVGGDKGGRGLRQFSMKVCEKVESKGRTTYNEVADELVAEFADPSNCVTSPDQQQYDEKNIRRRVYDALNVLMAMDIISKDKKEIQWKGLPRTSLNDIKELKTESLGLRNRIEKKAAYLEELEEQYVGLQNLIRRNEELYSSGNTPSGGVALPFILVQTRPHATVEVEISEDMQLVHFDFNSTPFELHDDYYILKAMKFCEKPSDGGESSHVPNYQPQIPHPSTSNIPAIPPASPSLPGILKARVKNEH
- the LOC140818843 gene encoding nudix hydrolase 16, mitochondrial-like, which encodes MSELVARTGRHQQRYEDGYRLIAGCIPFKCINVENNGGDSSEMIVEVLMINSTSGPGLLFPKGGWENDETVEEAAVREAVEEAGVRGDLMHYLGCYSFKSKTLQDEYSPEGLCRASMYALYVEEELESWPEKSQRERSWLTIPEAIACCRHAWMREAVEEGFLKWFADGMVRTLPEKSKKRNS